The Caproicibacterium lactatifermentans genome contains a region encoding:
- the argH gene encoding argininosuccinate lyase: MAQLWGGRFTRQTDKLAYAFNASFSFDRRLLPQDIQGSCAHAKMLEKQGILTQQECTDILRGLQSILADAENSTLPMTDEYEDVHSFVEANLIARIGDTGKKLHTGRSRNDQVALDMKLYVRDEIGNIDSELKELLETLLKLMKENADTFMPGFTHLQKAQPTTLAHHMGAYFEMFRRDRGRLSDVKKRLNLCPLGAGALAGTTYPLDRAYTAELLAFDGPTRNSMDSVSDRDYLLEFLSALSMVMMHLSRFCEEVILWNSNEYRFVEIDDRYSTGSSIMPQKKNPDIAELVRGKTGRVYGALSALMTTMKGIPLAYDKDMQEDKELTFDAADTVKGCVRLFADMLRTMHFNKERMADSARHGFTNATDAADYLVKHGVPFRDAHSMVGKLVLYGIQHQKALDDFTLEEFQAVSPVFQDDIYDAISLTTCVEKRNTAGAPGQKAMAEEIAEAESYLQAN, encoded by the coding sequence ATGGCACAGTTATGGGGCGGCAGATTTACCCGCCAAACAGACAAGCTCGCTTATGCGTTCAACGCATCTTTTTCTTTTGACCGGCGGCTGCTGCCGCAGGACATTCAAGGAAGCTGCGCACACGCCAAAATGCTGGAGAAGCAGGGCATCCTGACACAGCAGGAGTGCACCGACATCCTGCGGGGACTGCAAAGCATTCTGGCCGATGCGGAAAACAGCACGCTACCTATGACCGACGAGTATGAGGACGTGCACAGCTTTGTGGAGGCGAACCTCATTGCGCGTATCGGTGACACCGGCAAAAAACTGCACACCGGCCGCAGCCGCAACGACCAGGTTGCACTGGATATGAAGCTGTATGTGCGCGACGAAATCGGCAATATTGACAGCGAACTAAAAGAATTGCTGGAAACGCTTTTAAAGCTGATGAAAGAAAATGCCGATACCTTTATGCCTGGCTTTACGCATCTGCAAAAGGCACAGCCGACCACGCTGGCCCACCACATGGGCGCCTACTTCGAGATGTTCCGCCGCGACCGCGGCCGTCTGTCGGATGTGAAAAAGCGGCTGAACCTGTGCCCGCTGGGTGCCGGTGCGCTGGCAGGGACTACCTACCCGCTGGACCGTGCCTACACGGCCGAACTGCTGGCCTTTGACGGCCCAACCCGCAACAGCATGGATTCCGTTTCAGACCGGGATTATCTGCTGGAATTTCTTTCGGCGCTGTCCATGGTCATGATGCACCTGAGCCGCTTTTGCGAGGAAGTCATTTTGTGGAACTCCAACGAGTACCGCTTCGTCGAGATTGACGACCGTTACAGTACCGGCAGCAGCATCATGCCGCAGAAGAAAAATCCGGATATTGCGGAACTGGTACGAGGCAAGACAGGGCGGGTGTACGGGGCCTTATCCGCACTGATGACGACCATGAAGGGCATTCCGCTGGCATACGACAAAGATATGCAGGAAGACAAGGAACTGACGTTTGACGCGGCTGATACCGTAAAGGGATGCGTGCGTCTGTTTGCGGATATGCTGCGCACCATGCATTTTAACAAGGAACGCATGGCGGACAGCGCCCGTCACGGCTTTACCAACGCAACCGACGCGGCGGACTATCTGGTCAAGCATGGTGTGCCGTTTCGTGACGCGCACAGCATGGTGGGCAAACTGGTCCTATACGGCATTCAGCACCAAAAGGCGCTGGACGACTTTACACTAGAGGAGTTTCAAGCCGTCAGCCCCGTTTTTCAGGATGACATTTACGATGCAATCAGCCTGACAACCTGTGTGGAGAAACGCAACACCGCAGGTGCCCCCGGGCAGAAAGCAATGGCAGAAGAAATCGCCGAAGCGGAAAGCTACCTACAGGCAAATTGA
- a CDS encoding PTS fructose transporter subunit IIABC, with protein MRIQDLLSPAACDLEAHVSTKRAALEHLLRLMEHTGCIADEKAFRENVLERESSVSTGCEGLAIPHGRCAAVLHPALAVMRVKEGCPFDALDQKPVYLFFLIAAPDGSAHMQLLSRLAQLLMDKSLVQSLLAAPDYAAFCHTLDLAETADEQRSAETKHSGSYTVVAVTACPLGVAHTYMAKRKLCATADKMGISLKVETHGACGVESKLTEAEIAGCRGVIVAADRALNLTRFAGKPLLRVPVSDGIHRPKQLLALASKGKAPVYHPDDAASASLPSPHHHIGHWLYSALMSGVSHMLPFVFCGGVLMALSFLLDSVFTPGAAGYSGIGSHSAVGPLFRLLGQISLSLMLPVLSAFTAIGIADRPGLMPGLVGGYLAAFGYCWQDGRLVSSQTSGLAITSSGFVGVIAAGFVGGLMVLGLKKLSSHLSDTVSTVVWPMLLYPLLGTLGIGLVCLLVLDPMCSQLNLWASGFLAELNLSTNPSVDIWVGALLACMMAADLGGPINKAAYLFGTAALISNGSAAPSSIMAAVMAGGMVPPLMMGLCTTFFPRLFTKKEQQLRLSSYLTGACFLTEGAIPFAAADPLRVLPSCMAGSALAGALCMLFRCRLSAPYGGIFVVPLMQGAPQFLLALGIGSAAGMFLLAFLKSAHFAKRKDAALAVSCSSAEAKS; from the coding sequence ATGCGCATACAAGACCTGCTGAGCCCGGCTGCCTGTGACCTGGAAGCCCATGTAAGCACAAAGCGGGCTGCGCTGGAACACCTGCTGCGGCTGATGGAGCATACCGGCTGCATTGCTGATGAAAAAGCTTTTCGTGAAAATGTATTGGAGCGGGAATCTTCGGTTTCCACCGGCTGTGAGGGGCTGGCCATTCCGCACGGCCGCTGTGCGGCAGTTCTGCATCCCGCTCTGGCGGTCATGCGTGTAAAAGAAGGCTGTCCTTTTGATGCACTGGACCAAAAACCCGTATACCTTTTTTTCCTGATTGCCGCACCGGACGGCAGTGCGCATATGCAGCTTTTAAGCCGTTTGGCGCAGCTTTTGATGGACAAGTCCCTTGTACAGAGCCTGCTGGCCGCACCGGACTATGCCGCATTCTGCCATACACTGGACCTTGCGGAAACGGCCGATGAGCAGCGGTCCGCCGAAACAAAGCATAGCGGCAGTTATACGGTTGTCGCTGTAACCGCCTGTCCACTGGGCGTAGCCCATACCTATATGGCCAAGCGCAAACTTTGTGCCACTGCGGATAAGATGGGTATTTCCCTAAAAGTGGAAACGCACGGTGCGTGCGGTGTGGAAAGTAAACTGACGGAAGCGGAAATCGCCGGCTGCCGCGGTGTCATTGTTGCCGCCGACCGCGCCCTAAATCTCACCCGCTTCGCTGGAAAGCCTCTGCTGCGGGTTCCGGTTTCGGATGGTATTCACCGGCCAAAACAGCTGTTGGCACTGGCCTCCAAAGGCAAGGCTCCGGTTTACCACCCGGACGATGCCGCATCCGCTTCACTGCCCTCGCCCCACCATCACATTGGGCACTGGCTTTATAGTGCCCTGATGAGCGGTGTGTCGCATATGCTGCCCTTTGTTTTCTGCGGCGGTGTTTTAATGGCACTCTCTTTCCTGCTGGACAGCGTTTTTACACCCGGCGCCGCCGGATACAGCGGCATTGGCAGCCATTCCGCCGTAGGTCCCCTGTTCCGGCTTTTGGGACAGATTTCGCTTTCCCTGATGCTGCCCGTCCTTTCGGCCTTTACCGCAATCGGCATTGCCGACCGGCCGGGGCTGATGCCGGGGCTGGTTGGCGGGTATCTGGCCGCCTTCGGATACTGCTGGCAGGACGGCCGGCTGGTCAGCAGCCAAACCAGCGGCCTTGCCATTACCAGTTCTGGATTTGTCGGTGTCATCGCCGCCGGGTTCGTCGGCGGGCTGATGGTACTGGGGCTAAAAAAACTAAGTTCTCATCTTTCCGATACCGTCAGTACGGTCGTATGGCCGATGCTTCTTTACCCGCTGCTCGGTACGCTGGGGATTGGGCTTGTTTGTCTGCTGGTACTGGACCCGATGTGTTCGCAGCTGAATCTGTGGGCCAGTGGATTTTTAGCAGAACTGAACCTCAGCACAAACCCCTCGGTGGATATATGGGTAGGCGCTCTGCTGGCCTGCATGATGGCGGCAGACTTAGGCGGTCCTATCAACAAAGCCGCTTATTTATTTGGCACGGCGGCACTTATCTCCAACGGAAGTGCCGCCCCCAGCAGTATTATGGCAGCCGTTATGGCCGGCGGCATGGTACCGCCGCTGATGATGGGGCTGTGCACCACTTTCTTCCCCCGTCTCTTTACGAAAAAAGAGCAGCAGCTACGCCTTTCTTCCTATTTGACCGGTGCCTGTTTCCTTACAGAAGGGGCTATTCCCTTCGCGGCGGCGGACCCGCTGCGGGTACTGCCCTCTTGTATGGCGGGCTCGGCACTGGCAGGCGCACTGTGTATGCTGTTCCGCTGCCGCCTTTCTGCGCCATACGGCGGCATCTTTGTGGTGCCACTGATGCAGGGGGCACCACAGTTCTTGCTGGCGCTGGGCATTGGCAGCGCTGCCGGTATGTTCTTGCTGGCTTTTCTCAAAAGTGCTCACTTCGCAAAACGAAAGGATGCAGCACTCGCCGTTTCCTGTTCTTCTGCGGAAGCAAAATCTTAA
- a CDS encoding DUF4340 domain-containing protein, producing MRHPKRVLIVLLICVAGLAGALAWLHFSPSSSSSSSDSSDNTATLYSYKDSDLVSMSVKNTAGGYTIVPDKEATAKAASSAAAAPSGSSTSSTASSKVVFRIQELSGMSTTADTISTAAQDGYSLTAVKNLGASSGSLADYGLKNPTATITSTFKDGKKITLLVGSATPLDSSAHYVMLQGKDTVYTAGIADELLQGLPAYLSKQVTSVSLPSASSDTSSDTADMSAAFQKIDVTNQNGAFHLVRSGSGWQVNGCPADSGKVEILANAAAAVSASSAEALDPTAAQLKTYGLDKPISQLAYTSTSGSGTLLVGAEKTSGTYYVMMKGGRVVYLVESSNLTWLTQKAFDLQRTTVLENERNDLAGVTLKGGSAVYSMVISRTKNESSSTEDVPSYTYSTVCNGKKVKTESTYSSFFDKAAALKVLEASSAKPSGTPAWMLTVSGFDTKVHHTYAFYASGSRRYLVTADGVTLGLANSTDVDAVVTAAKAVQ from the coding sequence ATGAGGCACCCCAAGCGTGTACTGATTGTTCTGCTGATTTGTGTGGCAGGGCTTGCCGGAGCACTGGCATGGCTGCATTTTTCACCTTCCAGCAGCAGCTCCTCCTCCGATTCTTCGGACAACACAGCTACGCTTTACAGTTACAAGGACAGTGACCTTGTCAGCATGTCCGTAAAGAATACGGCGGGCGGCTACACCATTGTTCCGGATAAAGAGGCCACCGCAAAAGCAGCTAGCTCCGCGGCGGCAGCTCCTTCCGGCAGCAGCACTTCTTCCACAGCCTCTTCCAAGGTCGTTTTCCGCATTCAGGAGCTGAGCGGTATGTCTACAACTGCCGATACTATCAGTACAGCGGCACAGGACGGCTACAGCCTGACCGCGGTGAAGAACCTCGGTGCATCCAGCGGTTCCTTGGCGGACTATGGCCTAAAAAATCCGACAGCGACAATTACCAGCACATTTAAGGACGGCAAAAAAATCACCCTGCTGGTCGGCAGCGCAACACCGCTGGACTCCTCGGCACACTATGTCATGCTGCAGGGGAAAGACACCGTCTATACGGCGGGCATTGCGGATGAGCTGTTGCAGGGGCTTCCAGCTTACCTTTCCAAACAGGTGACCAGCGTTTCCCTGCCTTCCGCTTCCTCTGATACTTCTTCAGACACGGCGGACATGAGTGCGGCATTCCAAAAAATTGATGTGACCAACCAGAACGGCGCGTTCCATCTGGTTCGTTCCGGCAGTGGGTGGCAGGTAAACGGCTGCCCGGCGGACAGCGGCAAAGTGGAAATCCTCGCCAATGCCGCAGCTGCGGTCAGCGCTTCCAGCGCGGAGGCGCTGGACCCAACTGCCGCGCAGCTGAAGACTTACGGACTGGATAAGCCAATTTCACAACTTGCCTATACGTCCACTTCCGGAAGCGGGACACTGCTGGTCGGTGCGGAAAAGACCAGCGGAACCTATTATGTTATGATGAAGGGCGGCCGTGTGGTTTATCTGGTGGAAAGCAGCAACCTGACGTGGCTGACACAAAAGGCTTTTGACCTGCAGCGTACTACGGTTTTGGAAAACGAGCGGAACGATTTGGCCGGCGTTACGCTGAAAGGCGGCAGCGCGGTTTACAGTATGGTTATTTCCCGCACGAAGAACGAAAGCTCCTCCACGGAGGACGTTCCTTCCTATACCTATTCTACCGTGTGCAACGGCAAAAAGGTGAAAACGGAAAGCACTTACAGCAGCTTCTTTGATAAAGCGGCCGCGCTGAAAGTGCTGGAGGCCAGCAGTGCGAAGCCTTCCGGTACACCGGCGTGGATGCTGACGGTCAGCGGCTTTGACACGAAGGTACACCATACCTATGCGTTCTACGCTTCCGGCAGCCGGCGGTATCTGGTTACAGCGGATGGTGTGACGCTGGGACTGGCAAACAGCACGGATGTAGATGCGGTGGTTACGGCCGCAAAGGCAGTCCAGTAA
- a CDS encoding Gldg family protein → MKEEKQNKPVELKKSVYVKDKEKQTAEQAKENKRRTAKEEKKEQKKNRVPLRQQMRSQRFRHGTVASAITALGLVVLVLVNVLMSSLSGRYPSMNIDLSTGSVNSLSTSVKKVVDGMQQDTKLIILGTEEQVKNNEILSSYNIKYSQVGVIAGKMAERNHKISVTYKDLDKDPTFVNQFTSEQITSGDVVVQTAKRSYVVKLTDMFDIQSDSTSGAQQVYTQVGDALAAGLSNAGAETLPIVAFATGHEEQLDTTAVKKVCTSNNFQTKEFNLLTDKIPDSARLIFIGAPKTDYTDAEIEKLDAFLSSSSSTSDRGLLLTTNVIDPTQMPKLASFLKEWGITLQHRVVMESDDSKYVMEQPSYLLAEAQTGVTLNKANTTYNDLLMPISQSMTLSEVSGVTTSALVKSGSTSYSVGTSDTSASASGKTQEASVLAAAAQKNLTVKGKKVNANVAVCGSSAFFADGIINTNTYSNGNWCADLARYLTGTNGTGAVTVTPVQTNAMDIKLSSASSLLLGFGVFTVIIPVCLFVAGIVVYRKRRKL, encoded by the coding sequence ATGAAAGAAGAAAAACAGAACAAACCTGTTGAGCTGAAAAAATCAGTGTATGTGAAGGATAAAGAAAAGCAGACGGCGGAACAGGCAAAGGAAAACAAGCGCCGCACCGCAAAAGAAGAGAAAAAGGAACAGAAGAAGAACCGTGTCCCGCTGCGGCAGCAAATGCGTTCCCAGCGGTTCCGGCACGGCACAGTGGCCAGCGCCATTACGGCGCTGGGGCTGGTAGTGCTGGTTCTTGTAAATGTCTTGATGTCATCGCTGAGCGGCCGTTATCCCAGCATGAATATTGACCTGTCCACCGGTAGTGTCAATTCCCTGAGTACCAGCGTGAAAAAAGTGGTGGACGGCATGCAGCAGGACACCAAACTCATTATTCTTGGTACGGAGGAACAGGTCAAGAATAACGAGATTCTCTCTTCCTACAATATTAAGTACAGCCAGGTAGGGGTTATCGCGGGCAAGATGGCCGAGCGCAACCATAAAATTTCGGTTACCTACAAGGATTTGGACAAGGACCCCACGTTTGTGAACCAGTTCACCAGCGAGCAGATTACCTCCGGCGATGTGGTAGTGCAGACAGCGAAACGTTCCTATGTTGTCAAGCTAACGGATATGTTTGATATTCAAAGTGACAGCACCAGCGGTGCCCAGCAGGTGTACACACAGGTGGGTGACGCGCTGGCCGCTGGTCTCAGCAATGCAGGCGCCGAAACACTGCCAATCGTTGCGTTTGCAACCGGCCATGAGGAACAGCTGGATACTACAGCGGTTAAGAAGGTCTGCACCAGCAACAACTTCCAGACAAAGGAATTCAACCTTTTGACGGACAAAATTCCGGACAGCGCCCGCCTTATCTTTATCGGTGCGCCGAAAACGGACTATACCGATGCGGAAATCGAAAAGCTGGACGCGTTCCTGTCCTCTTCCAGCAGCACCAGTGACCGAGGTCTGCTGTTGACAACCAACGTTATAGACCCAACACAGATGCCAAAGCTGGCTTCTTTCCTCAAAGAATGGGGCATTACCCTGCAGCACCGCGTGGTAATGGAATCAGACGACAGCAAGTATGTCATGGAACAACCGTCTTATCTGTTGGCGGAGGCCCAGACCGGCGTCACGCTGAATAAGGCGAACACTACTTACAATGACCTTCTAATGCCAATTTCGCAGAGCATGACGCTTTCTGAGGTGAGCGGTGTCACCACCAGTGCGCTGGTTAAGTCCGGCAGCACTTCCTATTCGGTGGGTACGTCGGATACCAGTGCTTCTGCTTCCGGCAAAACACAGGAAGCCTCGGTCCTCGCCGCCGCTGCACAGAAGAATTTAACAGTGAAAGGCAAAAAGGTCAATGCCAATGTCGCCGTATGCGGCAGCTCCGCTTTCTTTGCCGATGGCATTATCAACACGAATACCTATTCAAACGGAAACTGGTGCGCGGACCTTGCCCGGTATCTGACCGGAACAAACGGCACCGGCGCGGTAACGGTTACACCGGTGCAGACCAATGCGATGGACATTAAGCTGTCCAGTGCTTCCAGCCTGCTGCTTGGCTTTGGCGTCTTTACTGTTATCATTCCGGTCTGCCTGTTTGTGGCGGGAATCGTGGTGTATCGTAAAAGGAGGAAACTGTAA
- a CDS encoding ABC transporter permease has translation MGAVTKKELKQYFHSPVAYVCLGVILALFGFFYTQVFLSGSSANISYVYGNMFIWCMLIIPILTMRTFSEERRTKTDQALLTAPVSTMGIVMGKFVGAFFIFFLAMTLSLIPAVVLTFSGSPNWAMIFGEYIGALLYGAAMTAIGIFISSLTENPIIAAIGSLGIAVLLMVIDSVASAVNNTAFSAVVSWISFSSRYKQFTSGIFDISAVVFFVSVTAALLFLTARRLESRRWN, from the coding sequence ATGGGCGCAGTAACCAAAAAAGAACTGAAACAATATTTCCATTCTCCGGTTGCATATGTCTGCCTGGGAGTCATTTTGGCGCTGTTCGGCTTTTTCTACACGCAGGTGTTCCTTTCCGGCAGCTCTGCCAATATTTCGTATGTATACGGCAATATGTTCATCTGGTGTATGCTGATTATCCCGATTTTGACTATGCGGACCTTCAGTGAAGAGCGCCGCACGAAAACAGACCAGGCGCTGCTGACTGCACCGGTCAGTACCATGGGCATTGTCATGGGCAAGTTTGTCGGGGCATTTTTCATCTTTTTCCTGGCAATGACATTGTCACTCATTCCAGCAGTAGTGCTGACCTTTTCCGGTTCACCGAACTGGGCCATGATTTTCGGCGAATACATAGGGGCACTGCTGTATGGGGCGGCTATGACGGCAATCGGCATTTTCATTTCGTCTTTGACAGAAAACCCCATTATTGCGGCAATCGGCAGCCTGGGAATTGCAGTTCTGCTGATGGTCATTGATTCCGTGGCCAGCGCGGTGAACAATACGGCTTTTTCCGCCGTCGTTTCGTGGATTTCTTTTTCCAGCCGGTATAAACAGTTTACGTCCGGCATATTTGACATCAGCGCAGTGGTGTTCTTTGTTTCTGTGACAGCGGCGCTGCTGTTTCTGACCGCCCGGCGGCTTGAGAGCCGCCGCTGGAACTGA
- a CDS encoding ATP-binding cassette domain-containing protein, which translates to MIEVSHLTKRYGRNTALSDMSFTVEGSGVVGFLGPNGAGKSTTMNILTGYLSATSGTVSIEGHDVLDDADAAKSCIGYLPELPPLYMDMTVEEYLDFIYDLKKVKRSKKEHIGKICRLTGIDHVYTRLIGNLSKGYRQRVGLAQALLGDPPVLILDEPTVGLDPKQIIEIRNLVKTLGKSHTVILSSHILQEVEATCGRILIINNGRLAADGTQEELAKSVEPQRLMTEIEAPEKEAKKALQALPHVETVRAEGESEPGVQKYSLDESDDVRREVFQLCCDKHWPMLAMSPRRNTLEDIFLRVTSGADKQAEKEDADHSRRMRAAAADVVDCRVPETNDELSRKEEKAAEKADDADTRKGEN; encoded by the coding sequence ATGATCGAAGTCAGCCACCTCACTAAACGGTACGGCCGGAACACAGCTTTGTCGGACATGAGCTTTACGGTGGAGGGCAGCGGCGTTGTGGGGTTCCTGGGGCCGAACGGCGCCGGAAAGTCCACCACAATGAATATTTTAACAGGCTACCTTTCGGCCACCAGCGGTACCGTTTCCATAGAGGGACATGATGTGCTGGACGATGCCGATGCGGCGAAAAGCTGCATTGGGTATCTGCCAGAACTGCCCCCGCTGTATATGGATATGACCGTGGAGGAATATCTGGACTTTATTTACGACCTAAAAAAAGTAAAGCGGTCCAAAAAAGAGCATATCGGAAAAATATGCCGGCTAACGGGCATTGACCATGTTTATACGCGCCTGATTGGCAACCTGAGCAAGGGCTACCGCCAGCGTGTTGGGCTGGCACAGGCACTGCTGGGCGACCCGCCGGTGCTGATTTTGGACGAACCCACCGTTGGACTGGACCCCAAACAGATTATTGAAATACGCAATTTAGTTAAAACTTTGGGGAAAAGCCACACCGTGATTCTTTCGTCCCACATTCTGCAGGAAGTGGAGGCTACCTGCGGACGCATTCTCATTATTAACAACGGCCGTCTGGCAGCAGACGGCACACAGGAAGAACTGGCCAAAAGCGTGGAGCCGCAGCGGCTGATGACCGAGATAGAAGCGCCCGAAAAAGAAGCGAAAAAAGCGCTGCAGGCGCTGCCGCATGTGGAAACCGTGCGGGCGGAAGGGGAAAGCGAACCCGGTGTACAGAAATACTCACTGGATGAAAGCGATGATGTCCGCCGCGAGGTGTTTCAGCTGTGCTGTGACAAACACTGGCCAATGCTGGCCATGTCGCCGCGGCGCAATACCCTGGAGGATATCTTCCTGCGGGTAACGTCCGGTGCGGACAAGCAGGCCGAAAAAGAGGACGCAGACCACAGTCGCCGCATGCGTGCGGCTGCAGCCGATGTTGTGGACTGCAGGGTACCCGAAACAAACGACGAACTTTCCCGCAAAGAAGAAAAGGCCGCGGAAAAAGCGGACGATGCAGATACCCGGAAGGGGGAGAATTGA